A single window of Vigna unguiculata cultivar IT97K-499-35 chromosome 1, ASM411807v1, whole genome shotgun sequence DNA harbors:
- the LOC114188348 gene encoding uncharacterized protein LOC114188348, which produces MVPYDEPIYGFSGEKVSTRGYIDLHTIFREASQRKTILIRFLVVDVPTSYNILLGRPSFNTLGAVVSTSHLVMKFPSPSSDILTIHGDQRLARECYMEQRDILAPTLIANTDLFTWSIADLPGIDPQVAVHKLSIYKEARYVSQKKQKSGEERWLTAKIKAKKLLNVGFIEEAHYTTWLSNGPASNKVLNFLDAYSGYNRIPMATTNMNKTTFITNDTNYFYKVMPFALKNACATYQRLMDKVFNHLMGKYVKVYVDDMVVK; this is translated from the exons ATGGTTCCCTATGATGAACCTATCTACGGGTTCTCCGGAGAGAAGGTCTCAACTCGTGGATATATAGACCTCCACACTATTTTTCGGGAAGCATCTCAAAGAAAAACAATCCTCATTCGCTTTCTTGTTGTAGATGTACCCACCTCATACAACATCCTCCTTGGTCGACCATCCTTCAACACTCTAGGAGCCGTCGTCTCCACATCCCACCTAGTCATGAAATTCCCATCTCCATCCAGTGACATCCTTACCATTCATGGCGACCAACGGCTCGCACGAGAATGCTATATG GAACAACGCGATATCTTGGCCCCTACCCTTATCGCCAACACTGACCTCTTCACCTGGTCAATTGCAGACTTACCTGGTATCGATCCTCAGGTAGCAGTTCATAAActatccatctacaaagaagcaAGGTACGTCTCGCAGAAGAAGCAAAAGTCGGGAGAAGAACGTTGGCTGACAGCAAAAATAAAGGCCAAAAAGTTACTTAATGTTGGCTTCATCGAGGAAGCCCACTACACCACCTGGCTATCTAACGGTCCAGCCAGCAATAAGGTTCTCAATTTTTTAGACGCATACTCCGGGTACAACCGAATTCCAATGGCCACAACCAACATGAACAAGACCACATTCATCACTAACGAcaccaattatttttacaagGTCATGCCTTTTGCCCTAAAAAACGCATGCGCTACCTACCAAAGATTAATGGACAAAGTGTTCAACCACTTGATGGGCAAGTATGTCAAAGTATATgtcgacgacatggttgtcaaataa
- the LOC114194215 gene encoding mediator of RNA polymerase II transcription subunit 27-like encodes MQMQQTQQQASTAPISTSTPPPSSGGSASEAPPKQVAQAMDKLGQAERIIADIRIGADRLFEALFVAAAQPDQAHKPLQMFLKEDACMRQYLQDLRSLGKELEESGVLSESLRSRKDFWGLHMPLVCPDGAVVAYAWKRQLAGQAGASAVDRTRLALKAFTDQKRRFFPHLDDGLDASDSASKKCCGSEEITIDPKEEIRFLRTLPDVLKSVEKDVPSLKILAFDRLDWLKRASTLCSLASESSLEHNYHGSNKLRLGSVGSVAEEKVAVIEMLFPSIFRAVVSLHPAGSMDPDSVAFFSPHEVYLLVVGGSYVHARGFSVHHVFRYITEYAATALQYFLGNQTETSLYCLLHWICSYQTLFSKPCSKCSRLLAMDKKSTLLLPPVHRPYWQFSFSKILSISSKDQNSDTKTYHIGCLSEEI; translated from the exons ATGCAAATGCAACAAACGCAGCAGCAGGCCTCGACGGCACCCATCTCAACCTCCACTCCTCCTCCCTCCTCCGGTGGCTCCGCTTCCGAGGCACCGCCGAAGCAGGTGGCTCAAGCAATGGACAAGCTAGGACAGGCCGAACGAATCATTGCCGACATCCGAATCGGCGCCGACCGCCTCTTCGAAGCGCTATTCGTCGCGGCAGCGCAGCCTGACCAAGCCCACAAGCCTCTCCAAATGTTCCTCAAGGAAGACGCCTGCATGCGTCAGTATCTTCAAGACCTTCGATCGCTTG GTAAGGAATTGGAAGAGTCTGGAGTTCTCAGTGAATCACTTCGATCGAGGAAAGACTTTTGGGGCTTGCATATGCCGCTGGTTTGTCCAGATGGCGCTGTGGTTGCGTACGCGTGGAAACGACAGCTTGCGGGTCAAGCTGGTGCTTCTGCCGTCGACAGGACTAG GTTAGCTCTCAAAGCCTTCACTGATCAGAAAAGGCGTTTTTTCCCACATCTTGATGATGGACTTGATGCTAGTGACTCGGCTTCAAAGAAATGTTGTGGGTCTGAAGAAATTACAATCGATCCCAAGGAAGAAATTAGGTTTTTAAGGACGCTACCAGATGTCCTAAAGTCTGTAGAGAAGGATGTGCcaagtttgaaaattttagcTTTTGATCGATTGGACTGGTTAAAAAGAGCTTCCACACTTTGCTCATTGGCAAGTGAGAGTTCTCTGGAACATAACTATCATGGTTCTAATAAGTTAAGGCTAGGATCAGTTGGATCTGTTGCTGAAGAGAAGGTTGCAGTGATAGAAATGTTATTCCCATCTATCTTCAGAGCTGTTGTATCCTTGCATCCTGCCGGTTCCATGGATCCTGATTCTGTAGCTTTCTTTTCTCCACATGAGGTATACCTTCTAGT AGTGGGTGGGAGCTACGTGCATGCAAGGGGTTTTTCAGTTCATCATGTGTTTAGATATATTACG GAGTATGCTGCGACTGCTCTGCAGTACTTTCTTGGGAACCAGACTGAAACCAGTCTATATTGTCTCTTG CACTGGATTTGCAGCTACCAGACTCTGTTTTCTAAACCATGCAG CAAATGTTCACGGTTACTTGCAATGGATAAAAAATCAACTCTACTGTTACCTCCAGTCCATCGACCTTATTGGCAgttttccttttcaaaaattttaagcaTATCCTCAAAAGACCAGAATTCTGATACTAAGACTTATCATATTGGCTGCCTTTCTGAGGAAATATAA